A stretch of the Xiphias gladius isolate SHS-SW01 ecotype Sanya breed wild chromosome 21, ASM1685928v1, whole genome shotgun sequence genome encodes the following:
- the si:dkey-264d12.5 gene encoding coiled-coil domain-containing protein 30 yields MDQPEEELEQIATWFSEEGLAPDSPKEAQLCLLWRALQRTRSCLSSVTRDQDAQRSQHLAEMAEVRKSLEQIRIFTEHKDVLAQEIQDENEVLKDQLRQLISHQDAQISEVAKMLHQQGLEELIHSSPSEQVAYLLVERASLLETSEDPNNLTGAGNTSSLQGTETQMPNSNARQSPHKGVPRHGQSPWRRLFGLHTALKSKHTFIAAEARHLTGQSSSVERKCSSLERDLEEGSRRLAMAHNEIRRLTDELESAYLTKKAYEPELLAAQQELEKLKKYEMVEVRKAKELNDRLDLEIRALRSRVRSLDAERNSLQQTVVSLRKEVKQVGSALRQQQQQQQAGQQLLTVQVQVNQATELAKINSLKQHGDNSHKDLDNLIATICTNESNLQDQKSWKHKEADLQHYENTHWQLEDSFTTEATELQTQLYKKNTLHEECPDYQEAVRNLSTTQDECETLKREICETLKCLDNERSKYHEMKEKQKAKLYRAKQKFVDETTVREEKIKSLAQELSLCSHSLAKEKELVRSITAENEKLLVERTRLLQQLNEEEHDKKDSNLTAALSKCRVDFLEMENKKLGNKIVHTSNQLAVLERTLQNMQSLHFAEELKKIYNPQQIFTSPAVQTSCAMMPKPSEIQTLSDDTQSSDTKQTDVTSSQHCLITAGLSQSGEMGYPNPTSAQSRSDPSAPPAALSSSESLTS; encoded by the exons ATGGATCAACCAGAG gaggagctggagcagaTTGCCACATGGTTTAGTGAGGAGGGACTTGCTCCCGACTCCCCTAAGGAGGCTCAGCTGTGTTTGCTGTGGCGTGCCCTTCAGCGCACAAGAAGCTGTCTGAGCAGTGTGACAAGGGACCAGGACGCGCAGCGCTCACAGCACTTAGCAGAGATGGCAGAG gTACGCAAGTCCTTGGAGCAGATCCGCATCTTTACAGAGCACAAAGATGTTCTGGCCCAGGAGATACAAGACGAGAACGAAGTGCTCAAGGACCAGCTGCGGCAGCTCATATCCCATCAAG ACGCCCAGATAAGCGAGGTGGCTAAAATGCTGCACCAGCAGGGCCTCGAAGAGCTGATTCACAGCAGCCCCAGTGAGCAGGTGGCATACCTCTTGGTGGAGAGGGCCTCCCTACTTGAGACGAGTGAGGATCCCAACAACCTGACGGGCGCTGGAAACACAAGCAGCCTGCAGGGGACAGAGACGCAAATGCCAAATAGCAATGCACGACAG TCTCCCCACAAGGGGGTACCACGTCATGGCCAGAGTCCATGGAGGAGACTCTTTGGACTCCACACAGCTTTAAAGAGCAAACATACTTTTATTGCT GCTGAGGCCAGGCATTTGACTGGCCAGTCAAGCAGTGTGGAGAGGAAGTGTTCCAGTCTGGAGCGGGATCTGGAGGAGGGCTCCCGTCGGCTAGCCATGGCCCACAACGAGATCCGACGTTTGACTGATGAGCTGGAGTCTGCTTACTTGACCAAAAAAGCTTATG agccTGAGCTGCTGGCAGCACAGCAGGAATTAGAAAAACTAAAGAAGTATG aaatgGTGGAAGTACGAAAGGCCAAAGAGCTGAACGATCGTCTGGACCTTGAGATCAGAGCCTTAAGGAGCAGGGTACGCTCCCTGGATGCTGAGAGAAACTCTCTGCAGCAGACA gttGTATCTCTGCGGAAGGAAGTGAAGCAGGTGGGGTCAGCTCttcggcagcagcagcagcagcagcaggctgggCAGCAGCTCCTCACTGTGCAGGTTCAGGTCAACCAGGCCACGGAGCTGGCTAAA ATAAATTCCCTTAAGCAGCATGGGGATAATTCCCATAAAGATCTGGATAACCTTATAGCTACCATCTGCACCAATGAAAGCAATCTTCAGGATCAAAA GTCATGGAAGCATAAAGAGGCAGATTTACAACATTATGAAAACACTCACTGGCAACTGGAAGACTCCTTTACAACAGAGGCTACAGAGCTACAGACACAGCTgtacaagaaaaacacattgcatGAG GAGTGTCCTGATTATCAAGAAGCAGTCAGGAATCTGTCGACCACCCAAGATGAGTGCGAGACACTGAAGCGGGAGATCTGTGAAACGCTCAAATGCCTTGACAACGAGCGCAG taaataccacgagatgaaggaaaaacaaaaggccaAACTGTATCGGGCCAAACAGAAATTTGTTGATGAAACCACGGTGCGCGAAGAGAAGATAAAAAGTCTGGCACAAGAATTGTCCTTGTGTTCCCATTCATTAGCAAAG GAGAAAGAGCTTGTCAGAAGTATAACTgcagaaaatgagaaactgctTGTTGAGAGGACAAGGTTGTTACAACAGCTAAATGAGGAGGAGCACGACAAGAAAGACAGTAATCTCACAGCTGCGTTGTCCAAATGCAG GGTGGATTTTCTAGAGATGGAAAACAAGAAACTGGGAAACAAAATCGTCCACACGTCCAATCAGCTTGCTGTCCTGGAACGAACCCTACAGAACATGCAGTCACTTCACTTTGCTGAG gaACTGAAGAAAATATATAATCCTCAGCAGATTTTTACATCTCCTGCTGTGCAGACTTCATG TGCGATGATGCCAAAGCCTTCTGAAATTCAGACCTTATCGGACGATACTCAGAGCAGTGACACCAAGCAGACAGATGTGACTTCTTCCCAACACTGTTTGATCACTGCCGGCCTGTCTCAATCAGGAGAGATGGGTTACCCGAACCCGACCTCTGCTCAGAGCCGCTCAGACCCCTCGGCTCCCCCGGCTGCCCTCAGCAGCTCAGAAAGTTTGACTTCCTGA
- the emp3a gene encoding epithelial membrane protein 3: MVFLLISLTVLHLVTLAMLLIATLEKSWWIWTDSEITDLWYNCFHDNATKTWLCASANESEWLQSVQALSVLSVVFSSISFLVFLGQLFTMSKGGLFYFTGLCQAFAGFADFAACLIFTFHRKEILNDSRDLSKGRFGYCFILAWLCVPLLLVSGVLYVHLRKKQ; the protein is encoded by the exons ATGGTCTTCCTCCTCATATCCCTAACTGTGCTACATCTGGTCACCTTGGCCATGCTCCTCATAGCCACCCTGGAGAAG TCCTGGTGGATATGGACTGATTCAGAAATCACAGACCTCTGGTATAACTGCTTCCATGATAACGCCACAAAGACCTGGTTGTGTGCCAGTGCCAATGAAAGCg AATGGCTGCAGTCGGTCCAGGCCCTCAGCGTCCTCTCTGTGgtcttctcctccatctccttcctGGTTTTTCTGGGCCAGCTGTTCACCATGTCCAAAGGAGGACTCTTCTACTTCACAGGCCTCTGCCAGGCCTTTGCAG GTTTCGCAGACTTTGCCGCCTGCCTCATCTTCACCTTCCACAGAAAGGAGATCCTGAATGACTCCAGAGATCTGAGCAAAGGTCGCTTTGGCTACTGCTTCATCCTGGCATGGCTGTGTGTCCCTCTGCTGCTGGTCAGTGGAGTCCTATATGTCCACCTGCGCAAGAAGCAGTGa